The candidate division KSB1 bacterium genome window below encodes:
- a CDS encoding Trm112 family protein — protein MLKKELLDIIACPKCKGELEYDQKNEKLICHACRLKYHIKDDIPIMLIDEAEKF, from the coding sequence ATGCTGAAGAAGGAACTGTTAGATATTATTGCCTGCCCGAAATGTAAGGGCGAGTTGGAATACGATCAGAAGAATGAAAAATTAATTTGTCATGCGTGCCGCTTGAAATACCATATCAAGGATGATATTCCCATCATGCTGATCGATGAGGCTGAAAAATTTTAG
- a CDS encoding acetyl-CoA carboxylase carboxyltransferase subunit alpha produces MERYTLEFERPLVELEKRIAELKSYAVIYDQEVSEEIAKLEEKAQKLSGEIYSKLTRWQRVQLARHPQRPYSLDYIERITNYFIELHGDRAFGDDPAIVAGLAEIDDEPVVIIGQQKGRTTKEKLYRNFGSPHPEGYRKALRVMKLGAKFKRPIISLIDTPGAYPGIGAEERGQAEAIARNLFEMSHLPVPILVIVIGEGASGGALGIGVGDRLLMMENGWYSVISPEGCAAILWRDSARANLAAEAMKVTSADLLEMKILDAIIPEPPGGAHRNVDKAAEILKETILRELKELKQIPIDELIRNRVEKFGRMGFYTET; encoded by the coding sequence ATGGAACGCTACACATTAGAATTCGAACGTCCCCTGGTGGAATTGGAGAAGCGAATCGCAGAGCTAAAGTCTTATGCGGTGATTTACGACCAAGAAGTCTCGGAAGAAATCGCCAAGCTAGAAGAAAAAGCGCAAAAGCTCAGCGGTGAGATCTATTCGAAGCTGACGCGTTGGCAACGGGTCCAATTAGCCCGACATCCGCAGCGGCCTTATTCGCTCGATTATATCGAACGGATCACCAACTATTTCATTGAATTGCACGGTGATCGGGCTTTTGGGGATGATCCTGCAATCGTGGCCGGTTTGGCCGAGATCGATGATGAACCAGTGGTGATAATTGGCCAACAAAAGGGTCGTACGACCAAGGAGAAATTGTATCGTAACTTTGGAAGCCCTCACCCTGAGGGCTATCGAAAGGCGCTGCGAGTTATGAAGCTCGGCGCCAAATTTAAGCGGCCGATCATCAGCCTTATCGACACACCCGGGGCATATCCTGGAATTGGCGCCGAGGAGCGAGGACAAGCAGAGGCTATTGCCCGGAATTTATTCGAGATGTCCCATTTGCCCGTGCCAATCCTGGTGATTGTCATTGGTGAAGGTGCCAGTGGTGGAGCTTTGGGCATTGGCGTTGGGGATCGGCTATTGATGATGGAGAATGGCTGGTATTCCGTGATTTCCCCAGAGGGATGTGCGGCGATTTTGTGGCGCGATAGTGCTAGGGCCAATCTTGCGGCTGAAGCCATGAAAGTTACTTCGGCTGATTTATTGGAGATGAAAATTCTCGATGCCATCATCCCTGAACCCCCAGGCGGTGCGCATCGGAATGTCGACAAAGCGGCTGAGATCTTAAAAGAGACGATTTTGCGAGAATTGAAGGAACTAAAGCAAATTCCAATCGATGAATTGATCCGAAACCGCGTTGAAAAATTTGGCCGGATGGGCTTTTATACCGAAACCTAA
- a CDS encoding glycosyltransferase, protein MDLSVIIVNFNVKEFLEQSLRSIKKACRNVKAEIIVVDNASSDGSVELVRQKFPDVKLIANVENVGFARANNQAIRQAQGDHILLINPDTIVQEDTFEVILNFLKAHPECGMVGCKILNPDGSLQLPCRRSFPTPWVAFTKISGLSRLFPRSRLFGRYNLTYLDPDETYEVEAISGSFMFFRAEVVKRIGLLDESFFMYGEDLDWCYRIRQAGWKIYYLPTTKIIHFKGESSKNSTVDLTLQFYRAMKLFVEKHYQHRYWHVPQWFLMVGIWLRAGISFAARAFRRLAPGIIDLVLIQIAMLLAIEIRFHTIGRHLRSYWIVMIVYGTIWMLSLAMAGAYGRKKFSAFRASYGVMVGLVMNASLTFFFNQYAFSRAVVLIAGTLNVIFLAGWRLALKLLSRLPIAAVKRFSGKSILGRRTLIIAPVASGLKIANKLRIRIDAGYEICGIIAPDGAPSGDSSIPIWGNLQYFDSIVQQTKAQEIIFSTEQISYDQILQIIAHAGRRPLNFKMVPSSMDVIIGKASLEYIGDLPLMDIEYQLNRPINLFFKRLLDIIVSSAMLMIVFPEMLWLRWLKQARLEQQQIYSANGNRLKICQLVHNELTERQRRLPYWWYVLMGKLSLVGSEIIPVNESNAPHPWLNLKPGLIGVGEINRLDESANDIRANYELYYAKNYSLLLDLEIIFRTIVKI, encoded by the coding sequence ATGGATTTATCGGTCATCATCGTTAATTTTAATGTTAAGGAGTTCCTCGAGCAATCCTTAAGATCGATCAAGAAAGCATGTCGCAATGTTAAAGCAGAAATCATAGTTGTGGACAACGCCTCAAGCGATGGCAGTGTAGAGCTGGTTCGACAGAAGTTTCCGGATGTCAAGCTGATCGCGAATGTTGAGAATGTGGGATTTGCCCGTGCCAACAATCAGGCGATTCGCCAAGCCCAGGGTGATCATATTTTATTGATCAATCCCGATACTATTGTTCAGGAGGATACTTTCGAGGTCATCCTGAACTTTTTAAAAGCTCATCCCGAATGCGGAATGGTGGGCTGCAAGATTTTGAACCCGGACGGGAGCTTGCAGCTTCCATGTCGTCGGAGTTTTCCCACGCCGTGGGTGGCTTTTACGAAAATTTCTGGTTTGAGCCGGCTATTCCCTCGATCCCGACTATTCGGCCGTTATAATTTAACCTATCTTGATCCAGATGAGACCTATGAAGTAGAGGCAATCTCTGGGTCATTCATGTTCTTTCGCGCCGAAGTCGTAAAGCGAATTGGGTTATTGGACGAATCGTTCTTCATGTATGGCGAGGACTTGGACTGGTGCTATCGTATTCGTCAGGCGGGCTGGAAAATATACTATTTGCCAACCACCAAAATCATTCATTTCAAGGGGGAAAGCTCGAAGAACAGTACGGTGGACTTGACCCTTCAGTTCTATCGAGCCATGAAGTTGTTTGTCGAAAAGCATTATCAACATCGCTATTGGCATGTTCCGCAGTGGTTTTTGATGGTGGGCATCTGGTTGCGCGCTGGGATTAGCTTTGCTGCCCGCGCTTTTCGTCGTTTAGCCCCAGGGATTATTGACCTGGTTCTCATTCAGATTGCCATGCTTCTGGCTATCGAAATCCGATTTCATACCATTGGCAGGCATCTGCGATCCTACTGGATCGTAATGATCGTTTATGGGACAATTTGGATGCTTTCGCTTGCGATGGCCGGGGCTTATGGCCGAAAAAAGTTTTCGGCATTCCGCGCTAGCTATGGGGTGATGGTGGGTCTAGTAATGAACGCATCATTGACCTTTTTTTTCAATCAATACGCTTTCTCGCGGGCAGTGGTGTTGATCGCTGGCACATTGAATGTGATATTTTTAGCTGGCTGGCGTCTGGCGCTAAAGTTATTATCTCGGTTGCCGATCGCCGCAGTAAAACGTTTTTCAGGGAAATCTATATTAGGCCGACGGACGTTGATCATTGCTCCAGTGGCTTCAGGATTGAAAATTGCCAATAAGCTTCGGATCCGAATTGATGCGGGATATGAAATTTGTGGCATTATAGCTCCTGACGGCGCCCCTTCTGGTGATAGCTCGATACCGATATGGGGAAATCTACAATACTTTGATAGCATCGTACAACAAACCAAGGCCCAGGAAATTATTTTTTCCACCGAACAAATCTCGTATGATCAGATCCTGCAGATCATTGCCCACGCTGGCAGAAGGCCGCTAAATTTCAAAATGGTTCCCAGTAGCATGGATGTGATCATCGGGAAAGCTTCGCTGGAGTATATTGGCGATCTACCGTTGATGGATATCGAGTATCAATTGAATCGGCCAATCAATCTTTTTTTTAAGCGCTTGTTAGATATCATTGTTTCAAGCGCGATGCTGATGATTGTATTCCCTGAGATGCTTTGGTTGCGATGGTTGAAGCAGGCACGCCTTGAACAGCAACAGATCTATAGCGCCAATGGGAATCGGCTCAAGATTTGCCAATTGGTTCACAACGAGTTGACGGAACGACAGAGGCGCTTGCCTTATTGGTGGTATGTATTGATGGGCAAATTGAGTTTGGTGGGCAGTGAGATCATACCTGTCAATGAGTCCAATGCCCCGCACCCGTGGCTAAACTTAAAACCTGGCTTGATTGGTGTTGGAGAGATAAATCGATTGGACGAATCCGCAAATGATATTCGAGCAAACTACGAACTCTATTATGCGAAAAATTATTCGTTGTTATTAGATTTAGAAATCATTTTCAGAACGATTGTGAAGATATAA
- a CDS encoding 23S rRNA (pseudouridine(1915)-N(3))-methyltransferase RlmH yields MKIKIIVVGKTKESFLHEGEQQMLNRLTHYCPVELVVVKAEKLTENINEQVAKCKEAERILDQVRPCDQIIALDERGTQLSSIEFAGFIEKKMNESAAALCFVIGGALGLADTVLKSAKYVLSLSKMTFTHEMIRLIFLEQLYRAFTIIRGTKYHKG; encoded by the coding sequence ATGAAAATCAAAATTATCGTGGTAGGAAAAACCAAAGAATCGTTTCTGCATGAAGGAGAGCAACAAATGCTCAATCGCTTAACGCATTATTGTCCGGTCGAACTAGTGGTTGTGAAAGCTGAGAAACTCACAGAAAACATCAATGAACAAGTTGCCAAGTGCAAAGAAGCAGAGCGAATACTTGACCAGGTGAGACCATGCGACCAGATCATTGCGTTAGACGAACGAGGAACGCAACTAAGCTCCATCGAATTCGCTGGCTTCATTGAGAAAAAGATGAACGAGAGCGCCGCAGCACTTTGTTTTGTGATTGGCGGAGCGCTAGGACTGGCGGATACCGTATTGAAGTCTGCTAAATATGTATTAAGCCTCTCGAAAATGACTTTCACGCATGAAATGATCCGTTTGATCTTTCTCGAACAGCTCTATCGCGCTTTTACGATCATCCGGGGGACAAAATATCACAAAGGATAA
- a CDS encoding cold-shock protein: MERGTVKWFNASKGYGFIQRESGGDVFVHYKSINAEGYKTLKQGETVEFEVQETEKGLQATNVIRK; encoded by the coding sequence ATGGAACGAGGAACTGTGAAGTGGTTTAACGCTTCCAAAGGCTATGGCTTTATCCAGCGTGAATCTGGAGGAGACGTTTTCGTGCATTACAAATCGATTAATGCCGAGGGCTACAAAACCTTGAAGCAGGGCGAAACCGTGGAGTTTGAAGTCCAAGAGACTGAAAAAGGTTTGCAGGCAACAAACGTCATCAGGAAGTAA
- a CDS encoding aldo/keto reductase, with protein MKYVQLGKRGPTVSTIGFGAWAIGGMNWGPTDDEQSKRALSEALDHGVTLIDTADVYGFGHSERLIAEVIETRGKGNVIIATKAGNDFYHSTAADDRGYGPIRQNADRDYIIWAAEQSLKRLKLEAIDILQLHSPDTEKLLRPDPWEALERLKQQGKIRYAGWSVQSFKETEQAFLLDQYHELIDCIQVRYNLLEREAERVLFPKAMAYGIGVIVRIPLLFGLLTGKFDRNSRFREDDHRRFNLSPEKLEHYLAELERWQPLFDRYPDQTMGQVSLRFCLSHPACHTAIPGAKNSQQVQENCAASDFGPIPREVLSGVQRNNQR; from the coding sequence ATGAAATACGTTCAACTTGGTAAACGAGGCCCGACCGTATCAACCATTGGATTTGGTGCGTGGGCAATCGGTGGTATGAATTGGGGTCCTACGGATGATGAACAATCGAAACGGGCATTATCCGAGGCGCTTGATCATGGGGTAACGTTGATCGACACGGCTGATGTGTATGGTTTTGGACATTCGGAACGATTGATCGCTGAGGTGATTGAAACGCGGGGCAAAGGAAATGTGATCATCGCCACCAAAGCAGGCAATGATTTTTACCATAGCACCGCAGCAGACGATCGAGGCTATGGCCCGATCCGCCAAAATGCAGATCGAGACTATATTATCTGGGCAGCAGAACAGAGCTTGAAACGGTTGAAGCTTGAAGCGATTGATATTTTGCAGCTTCATAGTCCAGATACGGAAAAACTTCTGCGGCCAGATCCCTGGGAGGCGTTGGAGAGATTGAAACAGCAAGGGAAAATTCGTTATGCAGGATGGAGTGTCCAGTCTTTCAAGGAGACTGAACAGGCGTTCTTGTTGGATCAATATCATGAGTTGATCGACTGCATTCAAGTTCGATACAATCTATTGGAACGAGAAGCAGAACGGGTATTGTTTCCGAAGGCAATGGCCTATGGGATCGGTGTAATTGTTCGCATCCCGCTGCTATTTGGTTTGCTGACGGGAAAATTCGATCGCAACAGTAGATTTCGCGAGGATGATCATCGTCGCTTCAATCTTTCACCCGAAAAGCTTGAGCATTATTTAGCGGAGCTTGAACGATGGCAGCCGCTATTCGATCGCTATCCTGATCAAACGATGGGCCAAGTGAGTTTGAGGTTCTGCCTTTCGCATCCTGCCTGTCATACCGCGATCCCAGGAGCCAAGAATAGCCAACAGGTACAAGAGAATTGTGCTGCATCGGACTTTGGGCCAATCCCTCGGGAAGTGCTCTCAGGCGTTCAGAGAAACAATCAGCGATGA
- a CDS encoding isoaspartyl peptidase/L-asparaginase: MKPALIVHGGAWSIPAEFEAAHLAGVTCAIAEIFPQLQKGMTALDAVEAAVKILEKDPTFDAGRGAFLNARGEIELDAMIMDGSTLRFGAVAAVQNILHPVALARMIMESTEHCFLVGKGAQLFAQQMGIELLPVERLLTERELQFYEQIKNDPSFHCYQPFEPHPNGTVGAVAFDIYGHLAAATSTGGTPRKLPGRVGDSPIVGAGAYADDQLGAASATGWGESIMKVLMTKTACDLLADVSARDAAQTAIEILGQRVNGWGGIILIDRNGQYGFAHNTSKMAFAYMEESGEIVARIRC, from the coding sequence ATGAAACCAGCATTAATTGTTCATGGAGGTGCCTGGAGCATACCAGCCGAATTTGAAGCTGCCCACTTGGCTGGCGTTACTTGTGCGATTGCTGAAATTTTCCCTCAACTTCAAAAAGGGATGACCGCTCTGGATGCAGTAGAGGCCGCAGTCAAAATTTTGGAAAAAGATCCGACCTTTGATGCTGGCCGAGGAGCATTTCTGAACGCACGCGGTGAGATCGAGCTGGACGCCATGATCATGGATGGATCGACTCTTAGGTTTGGTGCTGTTGCAGCGGTTCAGAACATCCTGCATCCAGTCGCCCTGGCCCGCATGATAATGGAGAGCACAGAACATTGCTTTCTTGTTGGCAAAGGAGCACAACTTTTTGCCCAACAGATGGGGATCGAACTTTTGCCTGTAGAACGATTGTTGACTGAAAGAGAACTCCAGTTTTACGAACAAATTAAAAATGACCCTTCCTTTCATTGCTATCAGCCATTTGAACCGCATCCTAATGGAACCGTTGGCGCAGTAGCATTTGATATTTACGGCCATTTGGCGGCCGCCACATCAACGGGAGGGACACCGCGGAAGCTACCAGGGCGGGTAGGTGATTCACCGATTGTAGGTGCTGGCGCCTATGCTGATGATCAATTGGGAGCTGCCTCCGCCACGGGCTGGGGAGAGTCGATCATGAAAGTGCTGATGACCAAGACCGCTTGCGACCTTTTAGCTGATGTTTCAGCACGAGATGCTGCGCAAACAGCAATCGAGATTTTGGGTCAGCGAGTTAACGGCTGGGGTGGGATTATCCTCATCGATCGGAATGGCCAGTATGGGTTTGCTCACAATACCAGCAAAATGGCGTTCGCCTATATGGAAGAATCCGGAGAGATCGTCGCTCGCATTCGATGCTGA
- a CDS encoding thioesterase, producing the protein MTTDKWTGAKLEAIYQQEFQVRAYEVGSRGTIKLSSLLDYLQESASQHASRLGVSVKNLIAKNLTWVLSRYHVKIFRYPAWGEKVVIRTWPSAKINLFALREFEVLNHREEPIAIATSSWLLIDLRTKQAVRLEDHLPHYARRSNRAIEDAFEALPEVIHPEIELPFRVRLADLDVNRHVNHVRSIEWALEAVPSEIWKHNEPEELEIAFRGEAFYGDQIIARSQRLDPINHPTFIHQLFRESDQKEIIRLKSCWKRLSRQ; encoded by the coding sequence ATGACAACGGATAAATGGACAGGAGCTAAATTGGAAGCGATCTACCAGCAGGAATTTCAGGTCAGAGCTTATGAAGTCGGGTCGCGCGGCACAATAAAACTGTCGTCATTGTTGGATTATTTGCAAGAAAGCGCCAGCCAACACGCCAGTCGCTTGGGCGTTTCAGTAAAAAATCTGATTGCCAAAAATTTGACCTGGGTATTGTCCCGTTATCATGTCAAGATTTTTCGCTATCCGGCGTGGGGAGAAAAGGTGGTCATCCGCACATGGCCTTCAGCGAAGATCAATTTATTTGCTCTCCGCGAGTTTGAAGTCCTGAATCATCGCGAGGAACCGATTGCAATAGCGACCAGTTCCTGGTTGCTCATAGATTTGAGAACCAAGCAAGCCGTACGTCTGGAAGATCATCTACCACATTATGCCCGCCGATCGAATCGCGCTATTGAGGATGCATTTGAGGCGCTCCCAGAGGTCATCCATCCAGAAATTGAATTGCCATTCCGAGTTCGGCTGGCCGATCTCGATGTGAATCGGCATGTCAATCATGTTCGATCCATCGAATGGGCATTGGAAGCAGTCCCTTCTGAAATTTGGAAACACAATGAGCCAGAGGAATTGGAGATCGCTTTTCGCGGCGAAGCATTTTATGGCGATCAGATCATTGCGCGATCCCAACGATTAGATCCAATTAACCATCCAACTTTTATTCACCAGCTCTTTCGAGAATCGGATCAGAAAGAAATAATTCGGTTGAAGAGCTGCTGGAAGAGGTTAAGCAGACAATAA